CCCCACCGGCACGGCGTCGGAAAAACTGCCATCGTTGAAGGGCTCACAGTCAAAATCGTACGAGGCTCAGTTCCGGATAAACTAATTGGGAAAAAAggtaattaatttgatttttttattattattattattgtcaaATTAGTTTGATTATTGTATTCATGATTTTCATTCCGCAAAATTGTCAGGACCATGTCTTACGAAATCGTCGAATGCTATTTTATTGCCCAACTGTGAAGAGCATTTTTACAGATAATAATATACAGAGTAGCGGCGCTTACTGTGTGTAAGAGATAAGTAAGCATAGTCAATCTCTCAAAgttaatatttttcatttatttatctctgGTACTTAGAGATTTCGATAAATTGGATGACATTGATAGGAGATGATTATACATTTAGTTTTGGAATGATAATAGTGTGGTAGTGAATGAATAAGGATTCAATAGTTGTCGGTTTTAAATTGCTGAAAAGTAAATGATCAAAGATTTATCTTTTCCGATCAGTTGAActctatcttttctttttacaATCACagagaaaaataattacttaGGCAACACTTGCAATCTATGTCAAATCTAGAAGAAAAGTTAGAAATTGGCATAACTGTTCAGTTGCTGTTGTTGATACTATCTGAACAACTCTTGTAGATTGAAAGAAACCCAGTTGCACTCAATCGGATTTCTCACACCACCAATGCAACAACAAGCAATTCAATTAAGCGAAATGAATCAAAACAAGTAACAACACAAAAgagtttacgtggttcggatgaTTTCttatcctacatccacgggaagTGAATCGAAGATTTTATTGCCAAGGATCAAGAGAGAATACAATACAAAAAAACAGATCAAGAACACATCTCAATCTCTCACGAAATCACACACCTCTCCACTTTACTTTTTCCACTCAGTaaattgaagaagaaaacaaagATGAAAAACTAACTAACTGGAAATCAGCTGTACAAGTTCTATTTGTTGATGAAGACCTATCTTGAACAGAAAGAAACTCATCCAACGGTTGAGATTGAATTCTGCTCCAATGGCTTCATATCCAACTAACAAACTTATACAATATTGCTGATAGGTCCTTAAAGAAAAGAACTTACAGCTTTAAGACCCTCAAGTTCAGTATATTACACAAACGTCCCAACACTCTCCACCTTGCTTGTGTAATAAAAGAGCTTCAACTTCCTTCCAATCTGCCCCACTACAGGGCTAACATCATGTTAAAAAACTCATTGCTGCCTAAGCAGCACACTTACTAGTTTCAAGCAATGCTTGAACTTATCAACAGTTAAAGCTTTTGTAAGCATATCTGAGGCATTATCCTCAGTACCAACCTTAACAACTTTACCCTTCCCCTTATTCACAATATCTCTGATGAGGTGGTACCTAACATCAATGTGTTTGCTCCTTTCATGAAACACTTGATGCTTAGCGAGATGTAGTGCAGTTTGACTGTCACGGATTATCTTCACACACCTATGCTCGAGTCCAAATTCAGATAGTATCCCTTTTAACCACAATGCTTCTTTCACAGCCTCTGTTAATGCCATATATTCAGCTTCTGTAGTAGAAAGAGCTACTACAGATTGGAGCACAGATTTTCAGCTCACAGCTGATCCATAGAGTGTGAAAATGTAACCTGTTTGTGACTTTCTCGTGTCTACATTAGCTGCGTAATCAGAATCCACATACCCTTCTAATATATCTTCCTTTACAACATCATGCTTCTAAACATAATGCCAATAGATGATGCTCCTTTAAGATACCTCAGTATCCACTTTAAAGCCTCCCAATGACCTTTTCCTGGATCACTAATGTATCTACTCGTAACACTTATAGCATGAGATAGATCCGGCCTAGTACATATTTTGCAATACATAATGCTTCCAACAATATTAGAATAGGGTATATTCTTCATGTACCTTTTATCTTCATCAATCTTTGGCCTTTGATCTGCACTAAGTTTGAAGTGTTGCCCCAAAGGAACCTGCACTTGTCTGGATTCTGCCATCTGAAATTTCTTGAGTACCTTCCTTATATAATCTTCTTGGAACAACCACAGTGTACCAGCCTCTCTATCTCTTAAGATATCCATACCCAAAATTCTCCTGGCCTGCCCCAGATCCTTCATTTCAAACTTAGCTTTTAGATCTTGCTTCACCTTTTCTATTTCATCTCTACTGCTCCCTGCCACTAACATATCATCTACATACAGTAGAAGATATGTCATTCCATATTCAGCTGTGTTCTTGATGTATACACAGCTGTCATAGTTAGATCTTATAAACCCTATAGCCTTCATGTGTTCATCAAACTTGAGGTACCATTGCCTCGAGCTTTGCTTCAGGCCATAAATTGATCTTTTAAGCAAACAAACCTTGTTTTCATTACCCTCAGCTATAAAACCTTGCTTCGAATATAGTCGATTTGCCAGAGATTTCTCCATATACAGACTTTCAAGCTTGCTCCACACAGCTGCTGCACTCTTCCCCTTGGCAACTTCTCTTAGAACTTTATCACTTAAGTTCAAGATAATTGCACTATGAGCTTTCTCCTGAAATTCTGCATTCTTGGCATCAACCACTCCGGTTTTATCATCGGTTGCTTTCGCATCCTTTGGTTCATTCCTCAGAAATCCAGCCAACCCTTGCTGCACCAGCAAGGCTCGCATCTTTATTTGCCAAATGGCAAAATCGTTCTTGCCATTAAACTTCTCCGCTTCATACTTTGTTGTCGCCATCGCCGATCGAAGTAATTGCAAGATTTGCAATCGCAGTTATCACCGATAAGATCAGATCGCAATGATCGCACCGTGGGCGTGGGTTACTctcttcccacagacggcgccaaatGTAGATTGAAAGAAAACCAGTTGCACTCAATCGGATTTCTCACACCACCAACGCAACAACAAGCAATTCAATTAAGCGAAATGAATCAAAACAAGTAACAACACAAAAgagtttacgtggttcggataaTTTCttatcctacatccacgggaacTGAATCGAAGATTTTATTGCCAAGGATCAAGAGAGAATACAATACAAAAAAACAGATCAAGAACACATCTCAATATCTCACGAAATCACACACCTCTCCACTTTACTTTTTCCACTCAGTAAATTGAAGCAGAAAACAAAGATGAAAAACTAACTGGAAACCAGCTGTACAAGTTCTATTTGTTGATGAAGACCTATCTTGAACAGAAAGAAACTCATCCAACGGCTGAGATTGAATTCTGCTCCAATGGCTTCATATCCAACTAACAAACTTATACAATATGGCTGATAGGTCCTTAAAGAAAAGAACTTACAGCTTTAAGACCACCCTCAAGTTCAGTATATTACACAAACATCCCAACAACTCTAGTAATCTTTCTTTATTAATGTAATTGTATATGGGAATTAAGATTGGAACTAAGAGCAAAATCCTTGAATTGGGGATGTATAACTCTGTCAATCTTTGTTCTTGATGGTGATTGATGTTTATTCACTGGTTATTAGATCATCTCTCGTGGAAACAAAGCATATCCGTTTGGAAGATAAttggcgagagagagagagagtaataaagAGATAAGTTTCAACGGTGACTCGGTGAGTTTCATATACTCATGCTTATATTCTAGGTTTGAGTCGAAAACCAAGGAGAAACCCGCTGTCAGATTCTAAGGTGAAGGCAGTAGGTTCTTAGTGTATTTTCATAGTCTTCCACTTTGATTCTTGGCGTGgaaattttatggtattaaatTGATTGTGTTGAAAGTTTACCCTCCAAATTTCATCTCATTTAAGCTCGTCTTCTATGTAAATATACATTTGTAAAAACACTGCGCGTCCAGTGGATTCACTGACGGCagtaggcctttttcattgtaTAATTTTAAAACCATGGGTGTTATATTTTTaaggatttttatttatttatgaaaaatagaCACTAAGACCTCTAAAAAATGGTATGACAAATATTTTTTGGCCAATTACTGAAGGAGTTATGGATTTTTTAAGTTTGGAAACAAAATCCTTGACTTCCAGAATCCGACAAGTTTCAACCTACATGTGCTTGCCACTTGGTCTTTTGATCCTTAGTCTGGGTGATTTGTAgcctgaaaattttatggtattaaacTGATTGTGTTGGAAGTTTGCCCTCCAAATTTCAACTCATTTCGAGCTTGTTTTCTATGTAAACCTATTTTTGTAAAAGCACTGCGCGTCCAATGGATTCACTGGTGGTAGTGGGCATTTTCCAATGTATAATTTCAAAACCATGAGCGTTATATTTTtgtggtattttttttttaatgaaaaatacaCACTAAGGCCTTTCTAAAATGGTATGGCTAATATTTTTTGGCCAAGTAATGAAGGAGTTATGAATTTTTTAAGTTTGGAAACAAAATCCTTGAATTCTTACaggttttgttttgttttcttcgGGCTGATCTCAATGGAGTCGCCGACGCCAGTTTCTCGATACGTCTCCCAGAGTTCCAAGTAATTTTTTGTTTCCTCATTTTTGGGGGTATTAATTTTGATTGTATGTTGTGTTGATGCCGATGATGCTTCAGGAAAAGAGTGTTTTCGTCGTCGGTGTTTAATGATGACGAGGTTTTGGAGATACCTCCGCCGTCGACGATCAATCGCGCTTCGAAACCCAATTCCTCCAAACAGAAAGAGGTTCAAGAATTACAGTTATAATTGTTTTCGTTTTTCTCTTATTTGTTATTTGTCAATTGATTATTCCGCCTTGGGGTTTAGTGAATTGTTTAGAATGCCGCCTTTTCTGTTGTAATTTTCTGGGTTTTGTTATTGACGATTTAATCTATTATGTGTGTGTAGTATTATTACCTAAGGGATTCAATTTTCAGAACTATTGCAGCTTTTGTGTGGTCAGAATTCTGATAATTTTGGATAGTTTTCTGTTAGATTCTTGTATGGCCTGAATTATATGTGGCTAATAGATATCAATAGAAGGGCACTGTCCTAAATGCTTTTGCCTCGTTTAGTGCTATTATGAGTTCATTCTTATATGTTTACCCATTGAAAATAAACCATTTTTACCATCTTAGTCGTATTTGGACCTCTCTTGGACCAAATTGCTGTGAAATTACTAGTTGGTGAGGCATGGTTGACAATCCTAAGAACTAAAAGGTGACTTTTTTGCTTAAAGGTAGAAAAACTGAGATAGACTGGAAACATAAATTTCATAGCTGCTTCTTGGTTGTTTCATCAACTCTGATGACAGATACACTGCTgtcttttttaattatgttatgtTAAAAATGTCGCCGTCTAGGTTTAGATAGAGAGGCTTGTATTAACTTTCTGGAGGCAACTTCTAAAAGCCATATGGGATAACATGTTGATTGTTGGTGGGATTAAGCTTTAGTAAAAAATCAGGTGTTTGAATCTAACGAGTTCCCCTTGTTGCTGGCTAATCAGCATTGTTTACAATTGTCATAGCATGCACTGTACCAAAAGCTAGCACTTTTGGTACAATATgatgaacttttaattttacAGGCAATTTCCCAATGGAGCTAAACTGATTTGATGACGTCATATTGCAAATGCCTTTGTCTAAATTGGCCTAGATTTCCTGTTATGGTCACAGAACTCTTTACGCTGCATAATTTATTGCATTCTATGTTGAAATGTCATCTACCCAAGTTGCCTTCTCTTCCCAAACATCCTTATTTGCATTAATTAAACCCAAGTGTATCATATGTCGATAAACAGAGAATATGGGATTTCAATTTGGGTGTGCTATTGTTCttgttctttttgttttttatttatctcTTATAATGATTTTCTGAAAATCATGCCACTAGATGCATCTTAACCTCCAATATTCCAAATACGTTGAAGGTAATTTGTCATGAAATAATAGATCTTGACATTGAAGAAGATCATGCTGATGTCTTCCGTATCGAGGGGAGTAGCAAAGGCAAGGTACTTTAGAGTTCTCACTAATAAACATAGATATaacttctccctctctctctggaAATATACATTTACTTTTAACCTGATGTGTAGAAAGCTTTGTCGAACTCTTCAGCGAGCCTTTGTAATTTTACAAGTGATGGATCTGGAAGTGATATTCAGAAGTCAAAGCATGGAGCTATTAATGATTTCAATCCTAATCTATTTTACGGAGAGGATCAGTGGATAGCTACATATTACGATGACATAGTATATGATGATTTCTCAGTCTTGGATTTTGATCATATGGATATTCCGCCTGGGGTTGAAGCGCCATTTCCTTGGTTGTCAAGTAGCCCTGAAAATGATACAAAGGTTCAATTGACTAGAACTTTCAACTATTTCAAGTTCCCAAATTGAGTTAAATGATGCAAATATCTCAAGACTTGCATGTGTCTGACTGTTAGTTGGCTTTTAAACTATTCAGGCAAGAGGTCTGACAACTTCGTCATCAAAGATAGGTAATCAAGCAGCAAGCCACAATCCAAAGAAGAAACTATCTTCTAGGTGGTCTGAAAGTGGTCCCAGTCTAACGAAAACTGCATCTTCTTCTAGAAGTAGAGACGTTTTTACTTCAAAAACCTCTGGTGGTTCCCTGTCTCCTGGTAATTTATCATCTTCAAGAAAGAGTAAAAGGTTGCGTGCCAGTTTAGGCTCAAGCAGCCAGTTTTCTTCAGGAGCAACTCTTGCAAGCACTGTACATAATCACAGCAGCTATTTAACCTTAAAGAAGATTTCTTCTAGTGCACCGGGAGTGGGAATCCACATGCCTTCGTGGTCAAATTCACCCCTGAATATTCTTGAACCTCCTATTGGTCCGTCTACATTTACGAATGGAAGTGGATATATCCCCTTAGTGCAAGATTCTGCTAATAACAATCTGAGAGTAGCTTCTGCCAGGGTAGATAAGAGAAATGCGGATGAGATACTACAGGACTTTGTAGCTTTTAAGAGTTTTGATACCGTTGATGATTACTCAGATCACCACTTCGCCAAACATGATTCTTCAGCAAACCTGGTGAGTGCATCTTTAAGAGGTTTacttttctccttttttttgtttccttttgttTTTCTCTAGGTTGGGGCCAGGGGTGTGTGTGTAGTGGTGTTTTTACTTTGCTCTTCTTCTGTAATTGTATTAATATCATCCGGTACAGGCGCAAAAGAATTGGGCGAAGAGAATACAAGAAGAATGGAAGATACTGGAAAAAGACTTGCCAGGTTGATATTGAAATAATTATGCACCAATTTTCCTTAATTGCAGATTATAGTTTAACTTTTAATTTGATTCATAGATTATTTTGTGAGTTTTGATAATCCCACTCTTGTTAATTGGAGCCATGTACACTATGTTTATTTTATATACAGTATCTCCATATCTGCTATATTTATACAGCCTTTTTCTCATGTTTCTTGCGGTTATTGTGAATGCACCTGTCTCCTTGCATTCTTCTGCTGTTGCTCCAACAGATACAATATTTGTGAGGGTATATGAATCAAGGATGGATCTTTTAAGAGCTGTCATTATAGGAGCTGAGGGAACTCCATACCATGATGGTCTCTTCTTCTTTGATGTATTCTTCCCCAGCAATTATCCCACTGTTCCTCCTGTAAGTTTCTTCATATAAACACAGGGCTGTGATGTCAATTTTGGAGTTAATTACTTGAATCTATTGTTAACAGAAAGTCCATTACCATTCTGGTGGCCTTCGAATAAATCCCAATTTGTACAATTGTGGAAAAGTATGCCTGAGTCTTCTCAATACTTGGAGTGGTCACGGCCGGGAGAAATGGATTCCTAGAGTTTCAACCATGTTACAAGTTTTGGTCTCGATTCAAGGGTTGATTTTGAATGCCAAACCCTATTTTAATGAACCGGGCTATGCGGACTTGGGTGGCACCAAACATGGTGAAGAGAAGTCGCTGGCGTACAATGAGAGAACTTTTATGTATACCTTGCAGACGATGGTATACAGCATGAGAAGGCCTCCAAAGGTAAGAAGAGGAACTGATGATTGAATCTTTACACACAAGTCGAGTCTGCATAGTTTATCTATTGTTTTGGCTTATTATGAGTGGCATTCTGGTTATTGTAGTATTTCGAGGCATATGTTCAGGGCCACTTCTGCAAGCGTGCACGAGAGATCCTGGTGTCCTGTAAAGCCTACTTGGATGGAGCTCAAGTGGGTTGCCTAGTGAAAGGGGGCGTTCAGGATGTTGATGAGGGCGACAAGAGCTGCTCAAAGGATTTCAGAAACAGCTTGGCTCGGTATATCACCACACTCGTTAATGAGTTTTCTCAAATCGGAGCCAAGGATTGCCAAGAATTCCTTTGTTTATCTCAAAAGGCGAACGGACCTGCGCCTGCCACTTCTGGGGCTGTCAACTTCTACATGTAAGTTATATGCAGATTTGTGACTTAAGTTTCTACCTGCGCTGTGATGTGAGATATATACTTGTCTCGGGTTTTTCTTTGCAACTGATTTATTATGTTGGTCAGTTTGAGAACGTAACAACAGTGTTCCTTACGATCTTAGAAGGCCCCTCTTTGATTTTGACAATAAATTAATGTTTTTACTTGTTAATATAACTTTGCGGTTATCTTTATCATTGCTCGACCTAGCACAAGTTAAGTTGTGAATCTATCCTGACTTTTAACTAATTTTATTACTAAATTCCTAAAGCTTTGTCCTTTTTTTATTTGCTATGATTCAGTCATTTAACTCATACTCTAATCATTTAAGGGGCATTTGGTTGCTCGAGATTGAATTATTTTGAGATTATCTAAAATTGCATTGGTTCAAAATTACTTGAGATTATTTCTTGGTCCAAGACTTGTTGAGATTATTTCTTGGGCCAAATCCTATATAGAATTGTTTCTAGATTAAGTATTGAACTTTATCTACCCAATTGAACTAGTCATAGTTTAAATTTGGCTTAAAAGAAAAAAGGCATAGTttaaatgaatttattattttgcatCAACATAATTTCAAGACTGCGCTCAAATATAACATAAATATGTTGAAAAGTCACCACAATGTCATAAGctcaatttattaaaatatggtgataatttttattattatctcAAGACATTGAATCTTGCATTTACTTTAATAAAAGAGAAGATAAAAGatatattttcaccattttcataTGATTATTACTatgatagaatttttttttcgtGTAGGGTGGACAATTCATTCACTCAtttttttcatctctagtaaaaatatgataaaaaagaTATAGTATTTCCTCATCACCTCTTATTCATcctttttcaataattttttttac
The genomic region above belongs to Salvia miltiorrhiza cultivar Shanhuang (shh) chromosome 5, IMPLAD_Smil_shh, whole genome shotgun sequence and contains:
- the LOC131025438 gene encoding probable ubiquitin-conjugating enzyme E2 25 isoform X2; amino-acid sequence: MANIFWPSNEGVMNFLSLETKSLNSYRFCFVFFGLISMESPTPVSRYVSQSSKVFSSSVFNDDEVLEIPPPSTINRASKPNSSKQKEVICHEIIDLDIEEDHADVFRIEGSSKGKKALSNSSASLCNFTSDGSGSDIQKSKHGAINDFNPNLFYGEDQWIATYYDDIVYDDFSVLDFDHMDIPPGVEAPFPWLSSSPENDTKARGLTTSSSKIGNQAASHNPKKKLSSRWSESGPSLTKTASSSRSRDVFTSKTSGGSLSPGNLSSSRKSKRLRASLGSSSQFSSGATLASTVHNHSSYLTLKKISSSAPGVGIHMPSWSNSPLNILEPPIGPSTFTNGSGYIPLVQDSANNNLRVASARVDKRNADEILQDFVAFKSFDTVDDYSDHHFAKHDSSANLAQKNWAKRIQEEWKILEKDLPDTIFVRVYESRMDLLRAVIIGAEGTPYHDGLFFFDVFFPSNYPTVPPKVHYHSGGLRINPNLYNCGKVCLSLLNTWSGHGREKWIPRVSTMLQVLVSIQGLILNAKPYFNEPGYADLGGTKHGEEKSLAYNERTFMYTLQTMVYSMRRPPKYFEAYVQGHFCKRAREILVSCKAYLDGAQVGCLVKGGVQDVDEGDKSCSKDFRNSLARYITTLVNEFSQIGAKDCQEFLCLSQKANGPAPATSGAVNFYM
- the LOC131025438 gene encoding probable ubiquitin-conjugating enzyme E2 25 isoform X4, with the protein product MESPTPVSRYVSQSSKVFSSSVFNDDEVLEIPPPSTINRASKPNSSKQKEVICHEIIDLDIEEDHADVFRIEGSSKGKKALSNSSASLCNFTSDGSGSDIQKSKHGAINDFNPNLFYGEDQWIATYYDDIVYDDFSVLDFDHMDIPPGVEAPFPWLSSSPENDTKARGLTTSSSKIGNQAASHNPKKKLSSRWSESGPSLTKTASSSRSRDVFTSKTSGGSLSPGNLSSSRKSKRLRASLGSSSQFSSGATLASTVHNHSSYLTLKKISSSAPGVGIHMPSWSNSPLNILEPPIGPSTFTNGSGYIPLVQDSANNNLRVASARVDKRNADEILQDFVAFKSFDTVDDYSDHHFAKHDSSANLAQKNWAKRIQEEWKILEKDLPDTIFVRVYESRMDLLRAVIIGAEGTPYHDGLFFFDVFFPSNYPTVPPKVHYHSGGLRINPNLYNCGKVCLSLLNTWSGHGREKWIPRVSTMLQVLVSIQGLILNAKPYFNEPGYADLGGTKHGEEKSLAYNERTFMYTLQTMVYSMRRPPKYFEAYVQGHFCKRAREILVSCKAYLDGAQVGCLVKGGVQDVDEGDKSCSKDFRNSLARYITTLVNEFSQIGAKDCQEFLCLSQKANGPAPATSGAVNFYM
- the LOC131025438 gene encoding probable ubiquitin-conjugating enzyme E2 25 isoform X1, whose protein sequence is MANIFWPSNEGVMNFLSLETKSLNSYRFCFVFFGLISMESPTPVSRYVSQSSKKRVFSSSVFNDDEVLEIPPPSTINRASKPNSSKQKEVICHEIIDLDIEEDHADVFRIEGSSKGKKALSNSSASLCNFTSDGSGSDIQKSKHGAINDFNPNLFYGEDQWIATYYDDIVYDDFSVLDFDHMDIPPGVEAPFPWLSSSPENDTKARGLTTSSSKIGNQAASHNPKKKLSSRWSESGPSLTKTASSSRSRDVFTSKTSGGSLSPGNLSSSRKSKRLRASLGSSSQFSSGATLASTVHNHSSYLTLKKISSSAPGVGIHMPSWSNSPLNILEPPIGPSTFTNGSGYIPLVQDSANNNLRVASARVDKRNADEILQDFVAFKSFDTVDDYSDHHFAKHDSSANLAQKNWAKRIQEEWKILEKDLPDTIFVRVYESRMDLLRAVIIGAEGTPYHDGLFFFDVFFPSNYPTVPPKVHYHSGGLRINPNLYNCGKVCLSLLNTWSGHGREKWIPRVSTMLQVLVSIQGLILNAKPYFNEPGYADLGGTKHGEEKSLAYNERTFMYTLQTMVYSMRRPPKYFEAYVQGHFCKRAREILVSCKAYLDGAQVGCLVKGGVQDVDEGDKSCSKDFRNSLARYITTLVNEFSQIGAKDCQEFLCLSQKANGPAPATSGAVNFYM
- the LOC131025438 gene encoding probable ubiquitin-conjugating enzyme E2 25 isoform X3 — translated: MESPTPVSRYVSQSSKKRVFSSSVFNDDEVLEIPPPSTINRASKPNSSKQKEVICHEIIDLDIEEDHADVFRIEGSSKGKKALSNSSASLCNFTSDGSGSDIQKSKHGAINDFNPNLFYGEDQWIATYYDDIVYDDFSVLDFDHMDIPPGVEAPFPWLSSSPENDTKARGLTTSSSKIGNQAASHNPKKKLSSRWSESGPSLTKTASSSRSRDVFTSKTSGGSLSPGNLSSSRKSKRLRASLGSSSQFSSGATLASTVHNHSSYLTLKKISSSAPGVGIHMPSWSNSPLNILEPPIGPSTFTNGSGYIPLVQDSANNNLRVASARVDKRNADEILQDFVAFKSFDTVDDYSDHHFAKHDSSANLAQKNWAKRIQEEWKILEKDLPDTIFVRVYESRMDLLRAVIIGAEGTPYHDGLFFFDVFFPSNYPTVPPKVHYHSGGLRINPNLYNCGKVCLSLLNTWSGHGREKWIPRVSTMLQVLVSIQGLILNAKPYFNEPGYADLGGTKHGEEKSLAYNERTFMYTLQTMVYSMRRPPKYFEAYVQGHFCKRAREILVSCKAYLDGAQVGCLVKGGVQDVDEGDKSCSKDFRNSLARYITTLVNEFSQIGAKDCQEFLCLSQKANGPAPATSGAVNFYM